A stretch of Sulfitobacter sp. THAF37 DNA encodes these proteins:
- a CDS encoding SDR family oxidoreductase, with product MGQLAGKIAWITGAGGGIGEAAAMALAESGAHVVLSGRRKAELDRVAAAISAAGGSAEAAALDVMDSDATVAVCADVTKRHGSIDIFMANAGINVPNRAVGAITPEDFARVVDVNLNGVMYGVLAVLPQMRERGEGTLILTSSWAGRHPSRVTGPAYSASKHAVVALSHSINQEEGANGIRCTALMPGEVATPIMQNRPTPPSEEDMARMLRSEDLGAMVRYIAEAPPHVCINEVLISPTWNRSFVGVAELGGAKL from the coding sequence ATGGGACAACTGGCAGGCAAGATCGCGTGGATCACCGGGGCAGGTGGCGGCATCGGAGAGGCCGCGGCCATGGCACTGGCGGAAAGCGGCGCCCACGTGGTGCTTTCGGGGCGGCGCAAGGCGGAACTGGACCGCGTCGCGGCGGCAATCTCGGCGGCGGGCGGCAGCGCCGAGGCGGCGGCGCTGGACGTGATGGATTCGGACGCGACCGTCGCGGTCTGTGCGGATGTCACCAAGCGGCACGGCAGCATAGACATCTTCATGGCAAACGCGGGCATCAACGTGCCCAACCGCGCGGTAGGGGCGATCACCCCTGAGGATTTCGCGCGGGTGGTCGATGTCAATCTGAACGGTGTCATGTACGGTGTGCTCGCCGTGCTGCCGCAGATGCGGGAGCGGGGGGAGGGGACGCTGATCCTGACGTCCTCCTGGGCGGGGCGGCACCCGTCGCGCGTGACCGGCCCGGCCTACAGCGCGTCAAAGCACGCGGTCGTGGCGCTAAGCCATTCGATCAACCAGGAGGAAGGGGCGAACGGGATAAGATGCACCGCCCTGATGCCGGGCGAGGTGGCCACCCCGATCATGCAAAACCGCCCGACGCCCCCGTCAGAAGAGGACATGGCCCGCATGCTTCGGTCCGAAGACCTGGGCGCGATGGTCCGCTACATCGCCGAAGCGCCGCCGCACGTCTGCATCAACGAGGTGCTGATCAGCCCGACCTGGAACCGCAGTTTTGTCGGTGTCGCGGAATTGGGTGGGGCGAAACTCTAG